In a single window of the Bacillus mycoides genome:
- the alo gene encoding anthrolysin O/cereolysin O family cholesterol-dependent cytolysin Alo, whose amino-acid sequence MIFLNIKKNTKRRKFLACLLVSLCTINYSSISFAETQAGNTTDVTKNASGIDTGIANLKYNNQEVLAVNGDKVESFVPKESINSNGKFVVVEREKKSLTTSPVDISIIDSVVNRTYPGAVQLANKAFADNQPSLLVAKRKPLNISIDLPGMRKENTITVQNPTYGNVAGAVDDLVSTWNEKYSKTHTLPARMQYTESMVYSKSQIASALNVNAKYLDNSLNIDFNAVANGEKKVMVAAYKQIFYTVSAELPNNPSDLFDNSVTFGELTRKGVSNSAPPVMVSNVAYGRTVYVKLETTSKSKDVQAAFKALLKNNSVETNGQYKDIFEESTFTAVVLGGDAKEHNKVVTKDFNEIRNIIKDNAELSLKNPAYPISYTSTFLKDNATAAVHNNTDYIETTTTEYSSAKMTLDHYGAYVAQFDVSWDEFTFDQNGKEVLTHKTWDGSGKDKTAHYSTVIPLPPNSKNIKIVARECTGLAWEWWRTIINEQNVPLTNEIKVSIGGTTLYPTASISH is encoded by the coding sequence GTGATTTTTCTGAATATTAAGAAAAACACTAAAAGAAGAAAGTTCCTTGCGTGTTTATTAGTTAGTCTATGCACTATTAATTATTCATCTATTTCCTTCGCAGAAACACAAGCAGGTAATACAACTGATGTAACCAAAAATGCTAGTGGCATTGATACTGGTATAGCAAATCTTAAATATAATAATCAAGAGGTTTTAGCTGTAAATGGTGATAAGGTAGAGAGTTTTGTTCCGAAAGAAAGTATCAATTCAAATGGTAAATTTGTAGTAGTGGAACGCGAGAAAAAATCACTTACAACTTCACCAGTCGATATTTCGATTATTGATTCTGTGGTGAATCGTACGTATCCAGGAGCGGTACAACTTGCAAATAAAGCTTTTGCAGACAATCAACCGAGTTTATTAGTGGCTAAGAGAAAGCCTTTGAATATTAGTATAGACTTACCTGGCATGAGAAAAGAAAATACAATAACTGTCCAAAATCCGACATATGGTAATGTGGCTGGAGCAGTAGATGATTTAGTATCTACTTGGAATGAAAAGTATTCTAAAACACATACGTTACCTGCAAGAATGCAGTATACAGAATCTATGGTTTATAGTAAATCACAAATCGCAAGTGCCCTTAACGTTAACGCTAAATATCTTGATAACAGTCTAAACATTGATTTTAATGCGGTTGCAAATGGAGAGAAAAAAGTGATGGTAGCGGCATATAAGCAAATATTTTATACCGTAAGTGCTGAACTACCTAACAATCCATCCGATCTTTTTGATAATAGTGTTACTTTTGGTGAGTTAACTCGTAAAGGTGTAAGTAATTCGGCCCCACCTGTTATGGTCTCAAATGTAGCTTATGGTAGAACTGTTTATGTAAAATTAGAAACAACATCTAAGAGCAAAGATGTACAAGCTGCTTTTAAAGCCTTACTTAAGAATAACAGCGTCGAAACGAATGGACAGTACAAAGATATTTTTGAAGAAAGTACTTTTACTGCTGTAGTATTAGGCGGAGATGCGAAAGAGCATAACAAGGTTGTTACTAAAGATTTCAATGAAATCCGAAATATCATTAAAGATAATGCTGAATTAAGTCTTAAAAATCCAGCATACCCAATTTCATATACAAGTACTTTTTTAAAAGATAATGCAACTGCTGCTGTTCATAACAATACAGATTATATCGAGACGACAACTACAGAATATTCAAGTGCTAAAATGACACTGGATCATTACGGTGCTTACGTTGCGCAATTTGATGTATCTTGGGATGAATTCACATTTGATCAAAATGGTAAAGAAGTACTAACACATAAAACATGGGATGGTAGCGGCAAAGACAAAACGGCTCATTACTCTACAGTTATCCCTCTTCCACCAAATTCAAAAAATATAAAAATCGTAGCAAGAGAATGTACTGGTCTTGCATGGGAATGGTGGAGAACAATTATTAATGAACAAAATGTTCCATTAACAAATGAAATAAAAGTTTCAATTGGAGGAACAACATTATACCCAACTGCTAGTATTAGTCATTAG
- the rnr gene encoding ribonuclease R, whose amino-acid sequence MQEHIDKLLLFMREEAYKPLTIQELESAFGIEGSEGFKDFVKALVMMEEKGLVIRTRSNRYGLPEKMNLVRGKLIGHARGFAFVVPEEKKTGDDDLFIPPTELNGALHGDTVLARVSAQSSGSRQEGAIVRILERGTKELVGTYTESKNFGFVIPDNKRWTSDIFILKSASMGAVEGHKVVVKITGYPENRLSAEGEVIQILGHKNDPGVDILSVIHKHHLPLAFPEEVMEHANSVPETISEEDIKDRRDLRDQMIVTIDGADAKDLDDAVTVTKLENGNYKLGVHIADVSHYVQEGSPIDVEAAERATSVYLVDRVIPMIPHRLSNGICSLNPKVDRLTLSCEMEINNLGDVVKHEIFQSVIKTTERMTYADVRSILEDEDEALIERYEPLVPMFKEMGQLAQILREKRMRRGAIDFDFKEAKVLVDEEGKPTDVVMRDRSVSEKLIEEFMLVANETVAEHFHWMNVPFMYRVHEDPKEDKLERFFEFVTNFGYAVKGRANEIHPRALQQILEMVQGQPEEIVISTVMLRSMKQARYDSNSLGHFGLSTEFYTHFTSPIRRYPDTIVHRLIREYIINGKIDNETQAKWRENLPEIAEHSSNMERRAVEAERETDEMKKAEYMVDKIGEEYDGMISSVTNFGLFVELPNTIEGLVHVSYLTDDYYRYDEKHFAMIGERTGNVFRIGDEITIRVINVNKDERAIDFEIVGMKGTPRRKFKDRPVVIEQPRTGRKKRGGRSERSNERGGERGTGRKFDRGGQGKGKASASASTSASQPGKKDGNSNGNGKKKKGFFENVPGFKKKKKKRK is encoded by the coding sequence ATGCAAGAACATATTGATAAGTTGTTATTATTTATGAGGGAAGAAGCGTATAAACCGTTAACGATACAAGAATTAGAATCGGCATTTGGAATCGAAGGCTCTGAGGGCTTTAAAGATTTCGTAAAGGCACTTGTAATGATGGAAGAGAAGGGGCTTGTTATCCGCACACGTAGTAACCGCTACGGTCTTCCAGAAAAAATGAATTTAGTACGCGGTAAATTAATTGGGCACGCACGTGGTTTTGCGTTCGTCGTTCCAGAAGAGAAGAAAACAGGAGATGATGATCTTTTCATCCCGCCGACAGAATTAAATGGTGCACTTCATGGTGATACAGTATTAGCACGTGTTAGCGCACAATCAAGTGGATCACGCCAAGAAGGCGCGATTGTTCGTATTTTAGAGCGTGGAACGAAGGAACTAGTTGGTACATATACAGAGTCAAAGAACTTTGGATTTGTTATACCTGATAATAAACGCTGGACAAGTGACATTTTTATCTTGAAAAGTGCATCTATGGGCGCTGTAGAAGGCCATAAAGTAGTTGTGAAAATTACGGGCTACCCAGAGAACCGTTTAAGCGCAGAAGGTGAAGTTATTCAAATTCTAGGTCATAAAAATGACCCAGGAGTAGATATTTTATCTGTCATTCATAAACATCATTTACCTTTAGCATTCCCTGAAGAAGTGATGGAGCATGCAAACAGTGTACCAGAAACGATTTCAGAAGAAGATATAAAAGATCGTCGTGATTTACGTGATCAAATGATTGTTACAATTGATGGTGCGGATGCAAAAGACTTAGATGACGCTGTTACAGTAACGAAGCTTGAGAACGGTAACTATAAGCTTGGCGTTCATATTGCGGATGTAAGTCATTACGTTCAAGAAGGTTCTCCAATTGATGTTGAAGCAGCAGAGAGAGCAACGAGTGTATATCTTGTAGACCGTGTAATTCCGATGATTCCGCATCGTTTATCAAACGGTATTTGTTCATTAAATCCGAAAGTAGACCGTCTGACACTATCTTGTGAAATGGAAATCAACAATCTAGGTGATGTTGTAAAACACGAGATTTTCCAAAGTGTAATTAAAACGACAGAGCGTATGACGTATGCTGACGTAAGAAGCATTTTAGAAGATGAAGACGAAGCACTAATTGAACGTTACGAGCCGCTAGTACCAATGTTTAAAGAAATGGGGCAGTTAGCACAAATTTTACGTGAAAAACGTATGCGCCGTGGTGCGATTGACTTTGACTTTAAAGAAGCGAAAGTACTAGTAGATGAAGAAGGAAAACCGACTGATGTTGTAATGCGTGATCGTTCTGTATCAGAGAAGTTAATTGAAGAGTTTATGCTTGTTGCGAACGAAACAGTAGCGGAGCATTTCCACTGGATGAACGTACCGTTTATGTACCGTGTCCATGAAGATCCGAAAGAAGATAAGCTTGAGCGTTTCTTCGAGTTTGTAACAAACTTCGGATATGCAGTAAAGGGACGTGCGAATGAAATACACCCTCGTGCATTGCAGCAAATTCTTGAAATGGTTCAAGGTCAGCCGGAAGAAATAGTCATTTCAACAGTTATGCTTCGTTCTATGAAGCAAGCACGTTACGATTCGAACAGCTTAGGACATTTTGGTTTATCAACTGAGTTCTACACGCATTTCACATCGCCAATTCGTCGTTACCCAGATACGATTGTTCATAGATTGATTCGTGAATACATCATTAATGGTAAAATAGACAACGAAACGCAAGCGAAATGGCGTGAAAACTTACCTGAGATTGCAGAGCACTCTTCTAATATGGAACGCCGTGCTGTTGAAGCAGAGCGTGAAACAGACGAAATGAAAAAAGCAGAGTATATGGTCGATAAGATCGGTGAAGAGTATGACGGTATGATTAGCTCTGTAACAAACTTCGGTTTATTCGTAGAGCTTCCAAATACAATTGAAGGTCTTGTACACGTTAGCTATTTAACAGATGATTACTACCGTTATGACGAAAAACATTTTGCGATGATCGGAGAACGTACAGGTAACGTATTCCGCATCGGTGACGAAATTACAATTCGTGTTATTAACGTAAATAAAGACGAGCGTGCAATCGACTTTGAAATCGTTGGCATGAAAGGCACACCTCGTCGTAAGTTCAAAGATCGTCCAGTTGTGATTGAACAGCCAAGAACAGGCAGAAAGAAACGCGGTGGACGTAGCGAACGTAGTAATGAGCGCGGTGGTGAACGCGGCACAGGAAGAAAGTTTGATCGTGGTGGACAAGGAAAAGGAAAAGCATCTGCATCTGCATCCACATCCGCTAGTCAGCCAGGGAAAAAAGATGGTAATAGTAATGGTAATGGTAAGAAGAAAAAAGGATTCTTTGAAAATGTACCAGGATTCAAGAAGAAAAAGAAAAAGCGCAAGTAA
- a CDS encoding response regulator transcription factor — MKQVLVIKNERSFAKKIVSGLTQEGYFILKLHNENQGLNIVYEQDWDIIILDWDSLSISGPEICRQIRLVKTTPIIIVTDNISSKDCIAGLQAGADDYIRKPFVKEELVARVQAILRRSDCIQQNETNFFQFKDLFVDASSNIVKKGGKNLTLTKREYDLLVFLIKNKNTILSREMLLNQVWGYNVVVNPNVVDLYIGYVRKKLKCEKRDRYIQTIHGRGYSMVE, encoded by the coding sequence GTGAAGCAGGTGTTAGTAATTAAGAATGAACGGTCTTTTGCAAAGAAAATAGTAAGCGGTCTAACGCAAGAGGGCTATTTCATTTTAAAACTTCACAATGAAAACCAAGGTTTAAATATAGTATATGAACAAGATTGGGATATTATCATATTGGATTGGGATTCATTAAGTATATCGGGACCAGAAATTTGCAGACAAATACGACTTGTTAAAACGACACCGATAATTATTGTGACCGACAATATTTCTAGCAAGGATTGTATAGCAGGGCTACAAGCAGGAGCAGATGATTATATTAGAAAACCATTTGTGAAAGAAGAATTAGTAGCGAGGGTTCAAGCTATTTTAAGGAGAAGTGACTGTATCCAGCAAAATGAGACAAACTTTTTTCAGTTTAAAGATCTCTTTGTTGATGCATCTAGCAATATTGTGAAAAAAGGTGGTAAAAATCTCACGCTTACTAAGCGCGAATACGATTTACTTGTATTTTTAATCAAGAATAAAAACACAATATTGAGCCGTGAAATGCTTTTGAACCAGGTTTGGGGATATAACGTAGTAGTCAATCCCAATGTAGTGGATTTATATATTGGGTATGTAAGAAAAAAATTAAAGTGCGAGAAGAGAGATAGATATATTCAAACGATACATGGCAGGGGCTATTCAATGGTTGAATGA
- a CDS encoding ABC transporter permease, which translates to MSKNMISRVENISQPQFYNHNKIWTKPFIIAIIVVIILGIISLFTGVYDIRGQEDGMEMFFITRVPRTVALMLTGAAMAMAGLVMQLITQNRFVEPTTTGTIEWSGLGLLFVYLLFPAPTLVQRMTGAIIFSFIGTMIFFLFLRRVKLRSSLIVPIIGLMLGAVISAVSTFLGLLFQMTQSIETWFVGSFATVQVGRYEYLWLIVIVTLLIFMYANRLTLAGLGEDVATSLGVNYNRIVLFGTGLISVAVGIVAAVIGNLPFLGLIVPNIVSMFRGDDLRSNLPWVCVIGMGTITACDIISRTIIKPFEVPVSLILATVGAVVFITILLRKRKPRRLR; encoded by the coding sequence GTGTCAAAAAATATGATTTCTAGGGTTGAGAATATTTCTCAACCCCAGTTTTATAATCACAATAAAATATGGACAAAACCTTTTATAATAGCGATTATAGTTGTTATAATTTTAGGGATTATATCACTGTTTACTGGAGTTTATGATATACGTGGACAAGAGGACGGAATGGAGATGTTTTTCATAACTCGTGTTCCGAGAACAGTTGCATTAATGCTTACTGGAGCTGCAATGGCGATGGCAGGGCTCGTAATGCAACTAATTACACAGAATCGTTTTGTTGAACCTACTACAACGGGGACTATTGAATGGTCAGGCTTAGGCCTGCTTTTTGTATATTTATTATTTCCTGCCCCGACGTTAGTTCAAAGAATGACTGGTGCAATCATTTTTTCTTTTATAGGAACTATGATTTTCTTTCTATTTTTAAGAAGAGTTAAACTTCGTTCGTCTTTAATTGTCCCGATTATTGGATTGATGCTTGGAGCAGTTATTTCTGCAGTGTCTACTTTTTTGGGACTCCTTTTTCAAATGACGCAAAGTATTGAAACTTGGTTCGTAGGTTCATTTGCTACCGTTCAGGTGGGAAGATATGAATATTTATGGCTGATTGTTATCGTTACTTTGCTTATTTTTATGTATGCTAATAGATTGACTTTAGCTGGACTAGGAGAAGATGTCGCAACAAGCCTTGGAGTTAATTACAATAGAATTGTTCTTTTTGGGACTGGCCTTATCTCTGTTGCAGTTGGAATTGTTGCAGCTGTTATTGGAAACTTACCTTTCTTGGGATTAATTGTTCCAAACATTGTTTCAATGTTTAGGGGAGATGATCTTAGGAGTAATTTACCTTGGGTATGTGTAATCGGAATGGGGACAATAACTGCCTGTGACATCATTTCTCGAACAATTATAAAGCCTTTTGAAGTACCTGTTTCTTTAATACTTGCAACAGTGGGAGCAGTCGTATTTATTACTATTTTATTGAGAAAAAGAAAACCAAGGAGGCTGCGATGA
- a CDS encoding iron chelate uptake ABC transporter family permease subunit, translating into MITLDYRNKENVEIDSSLHNESRSASAFRSKKEARRYWIVLITLIALGLLSSYGLLVYNNPVPIDSPSFIPVVKRRIIAIVAMIIAAVCHSLSTVAFQSITNNKIITPSLLGFESLYSAIHTSTIFFFGASALINFNGIGSFVFQVVVMVFMSLILYGWLLSGKYGNLQLMLLVGIIIGTGLNSVSTFMRKLLAPSEFDILQAKLFGSVNHADPAYFPIVIPMIIIVAVLIFAHSKNLNVLSLGKDVATSFGVKYQPSVIYTLVLVAILMSISTALIGPLTFYGFLVATLSYQAASTYDHRYIFPMAFAIGFLIMTSAYFLMYHVFHAQGVVSVIIELFGGIIFLTIVLRKRAL; encoded by the coding sequence ATGATCACATTAGACTATAGAAATAAAGAAAATGTCGAAATCGATTCTAGCCTTCATAATGAAAGTAGATCAGCTAGCGCTTTTCGTTCTAAGAAGGAAGCAAGACGTTATTGGATTGTACTGATAACATTGATCGCTTTAGGTCTCCTTTCTTCATATGGACTTTTAGTTTATAACAATCCAGTTCCGATAGATTCACCTTCTTTTATCCCAGTTGTTAAGAGAAGGATAATAGCCATTGTTGCGATGATTATTGCTGCAGTTTGCCATAGCTTGTCGACAGTTGCTTTCCAATCTATTACGAACAATAAGATTATTACTCCTTCGCTTTTAGGTTTCGAATCACTTTATTCAGCAATTCATACGAGTACAATATTCTTCTTTGGTGCTAGTGCATTAATAAACTTTAATGGAATTGGATCGTTTGTATTCCAAGTTGTTGTTATGGTCTTCATGAGTTTGATACTTTATGGATGGTTACTTTCCGGTAAATACGGGAATTTACAACTTATGCTTTTAGTTGGAATTATTATTGGTACCGGACTAAATTCTGTGTCAACTTTTATGAGAAAGCTACTTGCGCCTTCAGAGTTTGATATTTTACAAGCGAAATTATTTGGTTCTGTTAATCACGCAGATCCTGCATATTTTCCTATTGTAATTCCTATGATCATAATTGTAGCAGTATTAATTTTTGCTCATTCTAAGAATTTGAATGTTTTGTCACTAGGAAAGGATGTTGCTACTTCTTTTGGAGTTAAATATCAACCTAGTGTAATTTATACGCTTGTATTAGTTGCTATTTTGATGTCCATTTCAACAGCTCTAATTGGGCCACTTACTTTCTACGGCTTTTTAGTAGCAACTTTGAGTTATCAGGCGGCGTCAACTTATGATCATAGATATATTTTTCCAATGGCTTTTGCAATAGGATTTTTGATAATGACGAGTGCATACTTTTTAATGTATCATGTATTCCATGCTCAAGGTGTAGTTTCAGTTATTATTGAATTATTTGGTGGAATAATATTCTTAACTATAGTTTTAAGGAAGAGGGCTTTATGA
- a CDS encoding siderophore ABC transporter substrate-binding protein yields MKKTMLLKLVSILAIFTLMLVACSDSSKETSKANKGDSSDKPKTVEITDAHGTVKVPVNPKNVVALDNRTFETLADWGIKLAAAPKDVMPADSAYVKDSKVQNIGNHREPNLEIIAAANPELVIVGQRFAGHYEEIKKLVPNAAVIDLNVDVSEKATKPGENLVKGLKDSTISLGKIFDKDKEAKKLVADFDKSIENVKSAYNGKDKVMSVIVTGGNIGFAAPHSGRVWGPMYEIFGWTPALEVSNSTAGHKGDDVSVEAIAQTNPDWLFVLDRDAATSDAATSAPAQDVISKSPALQNTTAVSKKQIVYAPADTYTNESIETYIELFGNIAKTLAK; encoded by the coding sequence ATGAAAAAAACTATGCTTTTAAAATTAGTAAGTATTCTAGCAATTTTCACTTTAATGTTAGTAGCTTGCTCAGATTCAAGTAAGGAAACTTCGAAAGCTAATAAAGGTGATAGTAGTGATAAGCCAAAAACGGTTGAAATCACTGATGCACATGGAACTGTTAAAGTCCCTGTAAATCCAAAAAATGTAGTTGCTTTAGATAATAGAACTTTTGAAACTTTAGCTGATTGGGGAATTAAATTAGCGGCTGCTCCAAAGGATGTAATGCCTGCAGATTCAGCATATGTAAAGGATAGTAAAGTTCAAAATATTGGAAATCACCGCGAACCAAATCTTGAAATTATTGCAGCGGCAAACCCTGAACTTGTAATCGTTGGTCAAAGATTTGCTGGCCATTACGAAGAAATCAAAAAATTAGTGCCAAATGCGGCTGTTATTGATCTTAATGTTGATGTTTCTGAGAAAGCTACTAAGCCTGGAGAAAACTTAGTAAAAGGACTTAAAGATTCTACAATTTCTCTAGGAAAAATCTTTGATAAAGATAAAGAAGCTAAAAAATTAGTAGCTGATTTTGATAAATCTATTGAAAATGTAAAATCTGCTTATAATGGAAAAGATAAAGTTATGAGTGTTATCGTTACTGGTGGGAATATTGGTTTTGCTGCTCCTCACTCTGGTCGCGTTTGGGGACCAATGTATGAGATTTTCGGTTGGACTCCAGCACTAGAAGTGTCTAATTCTACTGCAGGTCATAAAGGTGATGACGTTTCTGTTGAAGCTATTGCACAAACAAATCCTGATTGGCTTTTCGTATTAGATCGTGATGCTGCAACATCTGATGCTGCTACTTCAGCTCCTGCTCAAGATGTTATTTCTAAATCACCTGCTCTTCAAAACACAACTGCTGTTTCTAAAAAACAAATTGTTTATGCACCAGCAGATACTTACACAAATGAATCAATTGAGACTTATATAGAGTTATTTGGAAATATCGCAAAAACTTTAGCTAAGTAG
- a CDS encoding ABC transporter ATP-binding protein: protein MIKIDNVKKFYTDKVKIGPLDIEIPKAGFTSLIGPNGAGKSTTLLMIGRLLDMDEGQIQVANMDVSESKSKDLAKVLTILRQENHFVTRLTVRQLVGFGRFPYSKGRLTKEDEAIISKYIDFLDLTNLENRYLDELSGGQRQRAYVAMVLCQETEYVLLDEPLNNLDVARSVQMMEHLRRAANEFGRTILTVMHDINFAAKYSDKICAMKDGQIAAFGTVEEVMDPTILTDIFETKIEIINGPYGPIAVY from the coding sequence ATGATAAAAATTGATAATGTTAAAAAGTTCTATACTGATAAGGTGAAAATAGGACCTTTGGATATTGAAATACCAAAAGCGGGCTTTACTTCTTTAATTGGACCAAATGGCGCTGGAAAGTCAACGACACTATTGATGATTGGAAGACTTTTAGATATGGATGAAGGTCAAATTCAGGTAGCAAATATGGATGTTTCTGAATCCAAATCAAAAGACTTAGCAAAAGTTTTGACTATATTGCGACAAGAGAATCATTTTGTAACTAGGCTTACTGTTAGACAATTAGTTGGATTTGGGCGCTTTCCTTATTCAAAGGGAAGATTAACTAAAGAGGATGAAGCTATTATTTCTAAATATATCGATTTTCTAGATTTAACCAATTTAGAGAATAGATATTTAGATGAGCTTTCTGGTGGTCAAAGACAAAGGGCATATGTAGCGATGGTATTGTGCCAAGAGACTGAATATGTACTTTTGGACGAGCCTCTGAACAACCTTGATGTTGCTCGTTCTGTTCAAATGATGGAGCATTTGAGACGTGCAGCTAATGAATTTGGAAGAACAATTTTGACTGTTATGCATGACATAAATTTTGCAGCCAAATATTCGGATAAAATTTGTGCTATGAAGGATGGACAAATTGCTGCTTTTGGAACAGTAGAAGAGGTTATGGACCCAACAATTTTAACAGATATTTTTGAAACGAAAATTGAAATTATCAATGGTCCTTATGGGCCAATCGCTGTTTATTAG
- the smpB gene encoding SsrA-binding protein: protein MPKGTGKVIAQNKKAFHDYFIEETYEVGLVLQGTEIKSIRAGRVNLKDAFARIHNGEVWVHNMHINTYEQGNRFNHDPLRTRKLLLHKKEIDKLAGYAKETGYALVPVRIYLKNGFAKMALGLAKGKKQYDKRHDLKEKEAKREIARVFRDRQKM, encoded by the coding sequence ATGCCAAAAGGTACAGGTAAGGTTATTGCGCAAAATAAAAAGGCATTTCATGATTATTTCATCGAAGAAACATACGAAGTAGGGCTTGTCCTTCAAGGAACGGAAATTAAGTCGATTCGCGCTGGACGCGTGAACTTGAAAGATGCGTTTGCACGTATACATAACGGTGAAGTATGGGTTCATAATATGCATATTAATACATATGAACAAGGGAATCGTTTCAATCACGATCCGCTACGTACAAGGAAGTTACTTCTTCATAAAAAAGAAATTGATAAGCTAGCAGGTTACGCAAAAGAAACAGGATATGCATTAGTTCCAGTTAGAATCTATTTGAAAAATGGATTTGCGAAAATGGCACTTGGTTTAGCAAAAGGTAAGAAGCAATATGATAAGCGTCACGATTTAAAAGAGAAAGAAGCTAAACGTGAAATTGCACGCGTGTTCCGTGATCGTCAAAAGATGTAA
- a CDS encoding GNAT family N-acetyltransferase — protein MESISKSEVKLRDITEEDLPIFFEQQLDSTANYMAACTAKDPTDKDAFFDHWKKIIADETITIKTILFNGIVTGHVSNFEQFCEPEVSYWIGKEYWGHGIATKALSEFLEYIKVRPLYARAAKDNLASIRVLEKCRFKIISEDKGFSNARGKDVEEFILKLESYDR, from the coding sequence ATGGAATCCATTAGCAAAAGCGAAGTGAAGCTACGAGATATCACAGAGGAAGATCTTCCTATCTTTTTCGAACAACAACTAGATTCAACGGCGAACTATATGGCTGCCTGTACAGCTAAAGATCCCACTGATAAGGACGCATTTTTTGACCATTGGAAAAAAATTATCGCTGACGAGACTATCACAATTAAGACTATATTATTCAATGGCATTGTCACTGGACACGTCTCGAACTTTGAACAGTTCTGCGAACCCGAAGTAAGCTACTGGATTGGGAAGGAATACTGGGGTCATGGTATTGCAACTAAAGCGTTGTCAGAGTTTCTGGAGTATATTAAGGTACGCCCGCTCTATGCTCGTGCCGCTAAAGATAACCTCGCCTCCATTAGGGTATTGGAAAAATGCAGGTTTAAAATCATCTCTGAAGATAAGGGTTTTTCCAACGCAAGAGGCAAGGATGTTGAAGAATTTATTTTGAAGCTCGAATCTTATGATAGGTAA